The following are encoded in a window of Sulfurimonas sp. C5 genomic DNA:
- a CDS encoding UbiX family flavin prenyltransferase, with amino-acid sequence MKIVVATSGASGVNLGLKTLELLPDNIEKHFIMSENSKTVLQKEQNITYHDNSDISASVASGSFGVDAMIIAPCSMNTLAKIACGISDNLITRCAAVMIKEQKKLILAPREIPFSAIALENMHKLASLGIIIAPPVMAYYSEQQTLEDMENFVIGKWFDLLGIENNLYKRWE; translated from the coding sequence ATGAAAATAGTAGTTGCTACAAGCGGGGCAAGCGGAGTAAATCTCGGATTAAAAACTCTGGAGTTACTACCCGATAATATTGAAAAACATTTTATTATGAGTGAAAACTCAAAAACCGTACTGCAAAAAGAACAAAACATCACTTACCACGACAATTCAGACATCTCTGCCAGTGTCGCTTCAGGCTCTTTTGGAGTTGATGCTATGATTATAGCACCCTGCAGTATGAATACCTTAGCAAAAATAGCATGTGGCATCAGCGACAACCTCATTACAAGGTGTGCAGCAGTAATGATCAAGGAACAGAAAAAATTGATCTTAGCACCTAGAGAGATCCCTTTTTCGGCTATCGCTTTAGAGAATATGCATAAACTTGCAAGCTTAGGGATCATAATTGCACCCCCTGTAATGGCTTATTACTCTGAACAACAAACCTTAGAAGATATGGAAAACTTTGTGATCGGAAAATGGTTCGATCTGCTTGGTATTGAAAATAATTTATATAAAAGATGGGAATAA
- the coaD gene encoding pantetheine-phosphate adenylyltransferase has protein sequence MNTIALYPGTFDPITNGHYDIIERAKKMFDQVVVAVAASVDKKPMFTLDERIEMAKVATQHLDGVRVVGFDNLTIELAKAHNAKVLIRGLRAVSDFEYELQLGYLNNSLDDTIETVYLMPKLKHAFVSSSIVRNLLKFNGKTDHLLPPEVQKIIGSMNSCTLQ, from the coding sequence ATGAATACAATTGCACTCTATCCTGGAACATTTGATCCAATTACAAACGGACATTATGACATTATAGAACGGGCAAAAAAGATGTTTGATCAAGTTGTTGTTGCCGTTGCGGCCTCTGTCGATAAAAAGCCTATGTTTACTCTAGATGAAAGAATTGAGATGGCCAAAGTAGCAACTCAGCACTTAGACGGCGTACGTGTTGTCGGATTTGACAACTTGACAATTGAACTGGCAAAAGCACACAATGCCAAGGTACTTATTCGTGGTCTAAGAGCGGTAAGTGACTTCGAGTACGAACTGCAATTAGGGTATTTAAACAACTCTCTTGATGATACGATTGAGACGGTTTATTTAATGCCAAAACTCAAACACGCTTTTGTGAGCTCTTCAATTGTACGAAACCTTTTAAAGTTTAACGGAAAGACAGATCACTTGCTGCCTCCCGAGGTACAAAAAATTATAGGGAGTATGAATTCATGTACATTGCAATAG
- the tmk gene encoding dTMP kinase, producing the protein MYIAIEGIDTAGKSTQISALSAAYPDAIITKEPGATELGCEIRELVLSARAKSKKAEFLLFLADRAEHVKEVIEPNIATKMIISDRSAISGVAYALIHGEIAEEELVHLNNFATNNTYPKKVFLLQLTKEELEFRLSQKELDGIELRGSEYLLNIQDAIIKAAELLQIELIIIDATQSIETITAQILTNIK; encoded by the coding sequence ATGTACATTGCAATAGAGGGGATCGATACTGCCGGGAAAAGTACACAGATCTCAGCGCTTTCAGCTGCATACCCAGATGCAATCATCACAAAAGAACCGGGTGCTACAGAACTCGGGTGTGAAATCAGAGAGCTTGTACTTTCAGCTCGTGCAAAGAGCAAAAAAGCAGAATTTCTACTCTTCTTAGCAGATCGCGCAGAGCATGTTAAAGAGGTAATTGAACCCAATATTGCAACAAAAATGATTATTTCCGATCGCAGTGCCATCAGTGGTGTCGCATATGCACTTATCCATGGTGAAATAGCAGAAGAAGAACTTGTTCACCTTAATAATTTTGCAACTAATAATACTTATCCAAAAAAGGTTTTTCTACTGCAACTTACAAAAGAGGAACTAGAATTCAGACTTTCTCAAAAAGAACTAGACGGCATCGAACTGCGTGGAAGCGAGTACCTTTTAAACATACAAGATGCGATCATAAAAGCTGCAGAACTTTTACAAATAGAACTTATTATAATTGATGCCACACAGAGTATAGAGACTATAACAGCGCAAATACTAACTAATATCAAATAG
- the hisS gene encoding histidine--tRNA ligase, which yields MIKSLRGMNDILNDDEYKRYTYFLKTATTVATRYGFHFIETPILEETALFKRSVGESSDIVGKEMYQFTDKGENDVCMRPEGTAGVVRAFIQNKLDRAGGVHRYFYHGPMFRYERPQKGRLRQFHQFGCESFGVDSVYEDATIIMMISDILKALGIGYRLQLNSLGDQNCMPEYRKNLVGFIESVEDEICEDCVRRKSTNPIRVLDCKNDKCQSLYVKAPKLVDCLCDNCEDDFKQLKEILDRSGIEYEIDTNLVRGLDYYSKTAFEFVSDNIGSQSAIAGGGRYDRLVEFLDGRPTPAVGFAMGIERLLELIEMPEEKRSGYYIGAMDEQAVNLVVEITHKKRSTKQVTCEYKPKNLKNHLKGADKVNARFCCVIGTNEMENKTIWVKDLETKTEEIIKLEDF from the coding sequence ATGATTAAATCTCTTCGTGGAATGAATGATATTCTAAATGATGACGAGTATAAAAGATATACATATTTTCTTAAAACTGCAACGACAGTAGCTACTCGTTACGGATTTCATTTTATAGAAACACCTATTCTGGAAGAAACAGCACTTTTTAAACGCTCTGTAGGTGAGTCAAGTGATATTGTCGGTAAAGAGATGTATCAGTTTACAGACAAAGGTGAAAATGATGTTTGTATGCGTCCGGAAGGAACGGCAGGTGTTGTTCGTGCGTTTATCCAAAATAAACTTGATCGTGCTGGCGGGGTACACAGATATTTTTACCATGGACCAATGTTCCGTTACGAAAGACCGCAAAAAGGTCGTTTAAGACAATTTCACCAATTTGGTTGTGAAAGTTTCGGAGTTGATTCTGTTTATGAAGATGCTACAATAATCATGATGATTAGCGATATTTTAAAAGCTCTTGGTATTGGATACAGACTGCAACTAAACTCTTTAGGCGATCAAAACTGTATGCCTGAGTACCGTAAAAACCTAGTAGGCTTTATCGAAAGTGTTGAAGATGAGATCTGTGAAGACTGTGTAAGAAGAAAATCAACAAATCCTATCCGTGTGCTTGATTGTAAAAATGACAAGTGTCAATCACTTTACGTAAAAGCTCCAAAACTTGTTGATTGTCTCTGTGACAACTGTGAAGACGACTTTAAACAACTAAAAGAGATCTTGGATAGAAGCGGAATCGAATACGAAATTGATACAAACCTTGTTCGCGGACTTGATTACTATTCTAAAACTGCTTTTGAATTTGTTAGTGATAACATCGGCTCTCAGAGTGCGATCGCCGGCGGTGGAAGATATGACAGACTTGTAGAGTTTTTAGACGGTCGCCCTACTCCTGCTGTTGGTTTTGCTATGGGGATTGAAAGACTTTTAGAACTTATCGAGATGCCTGAAGAGAAACGCAGCGGTTATTACATTGGTGCTATGGATGAGCAAGCTGTAAATCTTGTAGTGGAGATCACACATAAAAAACGTTCTACTAAACAAGTAACTTGTGAATATAAGCCTAAAAACCTTAAAAACCACCTCAAAGGTGCAGATAAAGTAAATGCAAGATTTTGCTGTGTAATCGGTACAAATGAAATGGAAAATAAAACTATATGGGTGAAAGATTTAGAAACTAAAACGGAAGAGATCATTAAACTAGAGGACTTCTAA
- the speA gene encoding biosynthetic arginine decarboxylase yields the protein MKNFGIDIWSNKNFIIENGEIKLNYKSMPSLYEIINDIRAKNVKGPTLLRFPHLIKKQILTLYNYFEKAINENNYEGKFQAVFPLKVNQFPAAVDAITIQGKEYNYGLEAGSKAELILAMAKTPKEANITVNGFKDEEMITLGFMAAQSGHKITITIEGLNELETIIAVAKKSTLKVPNIGIRVRLHSAGSGIWAKSGGMDAKFGLTSTEILEAVKLLKEADLLESLSMIHFHIGSQMSDIAPLKKALREAGHIYAELKMMGADALKNINIGGGLAVEYEQHETSNARNYSIDEFSSSVVFLLGEIMNSKGVEHPDIFTESGRFIVASHAVLITPVLELFSQDYQEKSLDFKELNPPLVEELRELNRLLTNANCIEYLHDALDHMESLFTLFDLGYIDLQDRSNAEILVHNIIKKALYLKSSNPTNELEQLQSKLQERYLINASIFQSLPDYWGLGQHFPVMPIHHLNTTPLRAASLWDITCDSDGEIEFNPDRPLYLHDINIDEDDYFLAFFNVGAYQETLGMQHNLFTRPNEYTVTIDDNSYEIINEVESKNILDILNDIGYDKEKILIKLKSDLENSTFITEQEKFDTLSKLETYLNQNGYLRTTN from the coding sequence TTGAAAAATTTCGGTATTGACATTTGGTCAAATAAAAACTTTATCATTGAAAACGGTGAGATCAAACTCAACTACAAGTCTATGCCTTCACTTTACGAAATCATTAATGATATTCGTGCAAAAAATGTGAAAGGACCAACACTCCTTAGGTTTCCACACCTTATTAAAAAGCAGATCTTGACCCTTTATAACTATTTTGAAAAGGCTATTAACGAGAATAACTATGAAGGGAAATTTCAAGCTGTTTTTCCACTCAAAGTAAACCAGTTCCCAGCTGCCGTTGATGCTATTACTATTCAAGGAAAAGAATATAACTACGGTTTAGAAGCAGGTAGTAAGGCTGAGCTAATTTTAGCAATGGCAAAAACACCTAAAGAAGCGAATATTACAGTTAACGGTTTTAAAGACGAAGAGATGATTACTCTTGGATTTATGGCTGCACAAAGCGGACATAAGATCACTATTACGATTGAGGGACTTAACGAGCTTGAGACCATCATTGCTGTTGCAAAGAAATCGACACTTAAAGTTCCAAATATCGGTATTCGTGTAAGACTTCACAGTGCAGGCAGCGGTATCTGGGCTAAAAGTGGTGGAATGGATGCAAAATTTGGTTTAACTTCAACAGAAATTCTAGAAGCTGTGAAACTTTTAAAAGAAGCAGATTTGCTAGAAAGTCTAAGTATGATTCACTTCCATATCGGTTCACAAATGTCAGATATTGCACCGCTTAAAAAAGCACTCCGCGAAGCGGGTCATATCTATGCAGAGTTAAAAATGATGGGGGCTGATGCATTAAAAAACATCAATATCGGCGGTGGACTCGCAGTTGAATATGAACAACATGAAACATCTAATGCAAGAAACTACTCAATTGATGAGTTTTCAAGTTCTGTTGTTTTCCTCCTCGGTGAAATTATGAATTCTAAAGGTGTTGAACATCCTGATATTTTCACAGAATCTGGACGTTTTATCGTCGCTTCACATGCAGTTTTAATCACACCTGTACTTGAACTATTTTCACAGGACTATCAAGAAAAATCTTTAGACTTTAAAGAATTAAATCCACCTTTAGTTGAAGAGTTACGTGAGCTGAACCGTCTTTTAACAAATGCAAATTGTATCGAATACCTGCATGATGCCTTAGATCATATGGAGTCATTATTTACACTTTTTGATCTTGGTTATATTGATTTACAAGATCGTTCTAATGCCGAAATTTTAGTACACAACATTATCAAAAAAGCTCTTTATCTAAAGTCTTCAAATCCAACGAATGAATTAGAGCAACTCCAAAGTAAACTACAGGAAAGATACTTAATCAATGCATCTATTTTCCAGTCTCTTCCTGATTACTGGGGTCTTGGTCAACATTTTCCAGTGATGCCTATTCATCATTTAAATACTACACCATTACGTGCCGCTTCATTATGGGACATTACATGTGATAGTGACGGTGAAATAGAATTTAACCCGGATAGACCATTATATCTTCATGATATCAATATTGATGAAGATGATTACTTCTTGGCATTTTTTAATGTTGGAGCTTATCAAGAAACACTAGGAATGCAACATAACCTTTTTACACGTCCTAATGAGTACACTGTTACAATTGATGACAACAGTTACGAGATCATAAATGAAGTGGAATCAAAAAATATTCTTGATATATTAAACGATATTGGATACGATAAGGAAAAAATTTTAATTAAACTTAAAAGTGATCTAGAAAACAGTACTTTTATCACAGAACAAGAAAAATTTGATACACTGTCAAAACTAGAGACTTATCTCAATCAAAATGGTTATTTAAGAACTACAAACTAA
- the cysE gene encoding serine O-acetyltransferase has protein sequence MGIFALIKEDFSNAYKNDPALSSRVEFLFNYPGVWAIAWYRVAHKLYMSNFKRTARLLMGLAQILTNIDIHPGAQIGRRVFIDHGTGVVIGQTTVIEDDVLIYQGVTLGGVSLTQGKRHPTIRSGVVIGAGAKVLGNIEIGRDAKIGANSVVVKEVPSCSTAIGIPAHVIEKGRCKDPFMHNMLPDINKEMFEYLLKRVAILEHILVKDNQEVLDQDLQLEHIYESFIKSMKS, from the coding sequence ATGGGTATTTTTGCACTAATTAAAGAAGACTTTTCCAATGCTTACAAAAACGATCCGGCATTAAGTTCAAGAGTTGAGTTTTTATTTAATTATCCTGGTGTTTGGGCTATTGCTTGGTATAGAGTAGCACATAAACTCTATATGTCTAATTTTAAACGTACTGCCAGACTTTTAATGGGACTTGCACAAATTCTTACAAATATAGATATCCACCCCGGTGCACAAATAGGACGTCGTGTTTTTATCGACCATGGAACAGGTGTCGTAATCGGACAAACAACTGTAATTGAAGACGACGTTCTAATCTATCAAGGGGTAACTTTAGGAGGAGTGTCTCTCACTCAAGGAAAACGTCACCCGACAATCAGAAGCGGTGTAGTTATCGGTGCTGGTGCAAAAGTTTTAGGAAATATTGAAATAGGACGTGATGCAAAAATCGGTGCAAACTCAGTTGTTGTAAAAGAGGTACCTTCATGTTCTACTGCCATCGGTATCCCTGCACATGTAATTGAAAAAGGAAGATGTAAAGATCCATTTATGCACAACATGCTTCCAGATATCAATAAAGAGATGTTTGAGTATCTTTTAAAAAGAGTTGCTATTTTAGAGCATATCTTAGTTAAGGACAATCAAGAAGTCCTTGATCAAGACTTACAACTTGAACATATTTACGAATCTTTTATCAAGTCTATGAAAAGTTAA
- a CDS encoding ferritin-like domain-containing protein, with protein MAVRGNSIIKGVEINEIVRLLNKAYADEWLAYYQYFIEAKVVKGIMKDAAIAELTQHATDELRHANMVADRIIQLGGTPILDPKEWYTHTNCGYEVPKDFDVVSILNDSIKGEQCAISTYSSIAELVKDKDIITYNMVNEILADEVEHEEDLQALHDDIADFVESIKSNMK; from the coding sequence ATGGCTGTACGTGGAAACTCCATTATTAAAGGTGTTGAGATAAATGAAATTGTGAGACTGCTTAATAAGGCATATGCTGATGAGTGGCTTGCTTATTATCAATATTTTATAGAAGCAAAAGTTGTTAAAGGGATCATGAAAGATGCGGCAATTGCAGAATTAACGCAACATGCAACCGATGAACTGCGACATGCAAATATGGTAGCAGACAGGATTATACAGTTAGGCGGTACACCGATTCTTGATCCAAAAGAGTGGTATACACATACAAACTGTGGTTATGAAGTACCAAAGGATTTTGATGTAGTATCTATTTTAAATGATTCTATTAAAGGGGAACAATGTGCAATATCGACATATTCAAGTATTGCAGAACTCGTCAAAGATAAAGATATTATCACTTATAATATGGTGAATGAAATTTTGGCAGATGAAGTAGAGCATGAAGAGGACCTTCAGGCATTACATGATGATATCGCAGACTTTGTTGAAAGTATAAAGTCAAATATGAAATAG